The Streptomyces phaeolivaceus genome has a window encoding:
- a CDS encoding GNAT family N-acetyltransferase: MSPSRDIQDIAVRSVTEDEIPAWLTALNTGFLRATEPLTEQELKDRTAHIDPPRTLAAFDPTTPTPHPVATFRSFPQELTAVGGRSVPADAISNVMVSPTHRRRGLLTRMMAEDLTAAKDRGDVVATLIAAEYPIYGRYGFGPATWTTEWTVDVPRSGLDPRWSGPADGGRVDLVDGAAVRALGPALHDRLRAAQPGAVSRDERWWRINTGDLRVHGPWTEPFYAVYRSASGEVEGLVSYEADDTWQMKQPQNTAEVNWLITSTPAAERALWHYLCSIDWITKVKSGWRAPDDLLPHFFPDPRAVSVTTHADWLWVRILDVVRALEARTYAGTGSLVLEVVDRGGFADGRYRLDAGPDGASCAATGQDGDLVLEAADLAALWLGDESAVRLAALGRVREQRKGAAAMADALLRTSRRPWCPDIF, translated from the coding sequence ATGAGCCCCTCCCGAGACATACAGGACATAGCCGTACGCTCCGTCACCGAGGACGAGATCCCGGCCTGGCTCACCGCGCTGAACACCGGCTTCCTCCGCGCCACGGAGCCCCTGACCGAACAGGAGCTCAAGGACCGCACCGCCCACATAGACCCACCCCGCACCCTCGCCGCGTTCGACCCCACCACCCCCACGCCCCACCCGGTCGCGACCTTCCGTTCGTTCCCCCAGGAGCTGACGGCCGTCGGCGGCCGATCCGTCCCCGCCGACGCCATCTCGAACGTCATGGTCAGCCCCACCCACCGCCGCCGGGGCCTGCTCACCCGGATGATGGCCGAGGACCTCACCGCCGCGAAGGACCGGGGCGACGTCGTCGCCACCCTGATCGCCGCCGAGTACCCGATCTACGGCCGCTACGGCTTCGGCCCGGCCACCTGGACCACCGAGTGGACCGTGGACGTACCCCGCAGCGGCCTGGACCCCCGCTGGTCCGGCCCGGCGGACGGCGGCCGGGTCGACCTCGTCGACGGCGCGGCCGTACGCGCCCTCGGCCCCGCCCTCCACGACCGCCTGCGCGCCGCGCAGCCCGGCGCGGTGAGCCGCGACGAGCGCTGGTGGCGGATCAACACCGGTGATCTGCGCGTCCACGGCCCCTGGACCGAGCCGTTCTACGCGGTGTACCGCTCGGCGTCCGGCGAGGTCGAGGGCCTGGTCTCGTACGAGGCGGACGACACCTGGCAGATGAAGCAGCCGCAGAACACGGCCGAGGTCAACTGGCTGATCACCAGTACCCCCGCCGCCGAGCGCGCCCTGTGGCACTACCTCTGTTCGATCGACTGGATCACCAAGGTCAAGTCGGGCTGGCGGGCCCCCGACGACCTTCTCCCGCACTTCTTCCCCGACCCGCGCGCCGTGAGCGTCACCACCCACGCGGACTGGCTGTGGGTGCGGATCCTCGACGTCGTACGGGCGCTGGAGGCCCGTACGTACGCGGGAACGGGCTCGCTGGTGCTGGAGGTCGTGGACCGGGGAGGGTTCGCGGACGGGCGCTATCGGCTGGACGCGGGCCCGGACGGGGCGAGTTGCGCGGCGACGGGCCAGGACGGGGACCTCGTGCTGGAGGCCGCGGACCTGGCGGCGCTGTGGCTGGGCGACGAGTCGGCGGTACGGCTCGCCGCGCTCGGCCGGGTGCGGGAACAGCGGAAGGGCGCCGCCGCGATGGCCGACGCCCTGCTGCGGACGTCCAGGCGCCCTTGGTGCCCGGACATCTTCTGA
- a CDS encoding winged helix-turn-helix domain-containing protein has protein sequence MFVERERTAVDGRKSSQRPQRSHHEVADVLRGRIRSGELRPGQRMPTQAKLADEFGVERGAVRQALRILQSEHLLTNVSKGSPATVAARQGASAVGGPGAAPRPTMVELAPRISAAFAAPQVRIDALCLTSVSLTLAVGEPLREIHAGRIKPARVDVRVMLPSRDIPLAFPTPVDTLDDASVDGRVQRRWLAQRNAQGQVLKHNLLALRSTHGVDVHVSFRALPFTPPVKLYLLNGREALFAYYTVQRRAAEVDSEQLEMYDAEGTQSTLFAFERSAVAAPRDTTFVEQSGLWFNALWETISSDLLLTS, from the coding sequence TTGTTCGTGGAGCGGGAACGCACGGCCGTCGATGGGCGGAAGTCGTCACAGCGGCCCCAGAGGTCACATCACGAGGTGGCCGACGTGTTGCGCGGCCGGATCAGGTCCGGCGAGCTGCGACCGGGGCAGCGCATGCCCACCCAGGCGAAGCTGGCCGACGAGTTCGGCGTGGAGCGCGGGGCCGTCCGGCAGGCCTTGCGCATCCTGCAGTCGGAGCACCTGCTCACCAACGTTTCCAAGGGCAGCCCCGCGACGGTCGCCGCACGCCAGGGAGCGTCGGCCGTGGGCGGCCCGGGAGCGGCGCCGCGGCCCACGATGGTGGAGCTGGCCCCGCGTATATCCGCCGCCTTCGCGGCCCCGCAGGTGAGGATCGACGCCCTCTGTCTGACCTCCGTGTCCCTCACGCTCGCCGTGGGTGAGCCGTTGCGCGAGATTCACGCGGGGCGTATAAAACCGGCCAGGGTCGATGTCCGGGTGATGCTGCCCAGCCGTGACATCCCGCTCGCCTTCCCGACCCCGGTCGACACCCTGGACGACGCCTCGGTCGACGGCCGGGTGCAGCGCCGCTGGCTCGCCCAGCGCAACGCCCAGGGGCAGGTGCTGAAGCACAACCTGCTGGCGTTGCGTTCCACGCACGGCGTGGACGTCCATGTCTCCTTCCGGGCGCTGCCCTTCACCCCGCCGGTGAAGCTCTATCTGCTCAACGGCCGGGAGGCGCTGTTCGCGTACTACACGGTCCAGCGGAGGGCGGCCGAGGTGGACAGTGAGCAGCTGGAGATGTACGACGCCGAGGGCACCCAGTCCACGCTGTTCGCGTTCGAGCGGAGCGCGGTGGCCGCGCCACGGGACACGACGTTCGTCGAGCAGTCCGGGCTGTGGTTCAACGCGCTCTGGGAGACGATCAGTTCGGACCTGCTGCTCACCAGCTGA
- the dtd gene encoding D-aminoacyl-tRNA deacylase, with the protein MRAVVQRVDGASVVVDGETVGAIEGEGLCVLVGVTHDDTKEKAAQLARKLWSVRMLHDERSCSDVDAPLLVISQFTLYGDARKGRRPTWNAAAPGDVAEPLVEEVVAQLRSLGATVATGRFGASMRVSLTNDGPFTVLLEM; encoded by the coding sequence ATGCGTGCGGTGGTGCAGAGAGTCGACGGTGCGAGCGTCGTCGTGGACGGTGAGACGGTCGGGGCGATCGAGGGCGAGGGGCTGTGCGTCCTGGTGGGGGTGACGCACGACGACACCAAGGAGAAGGCGGCGCAACTGGCGCGCAAGCTGTGGTCCGTGCGGATGCTGCACGACGAGCGGTCGTGCAGCGACGTGGACGCCCCGCTGCTGGTGATCAGCCAGTTCACCCTGTACGGCGACGCCCGCAAGGGCCGCCGCCCGACCTGGAACGCGGCGGCCCCCGGGGACGTGGCCGAACCCCTGGTCGAGGAGGTCGTCGCCCAGCTGCGCTCCCTGGGCGCGACGGTGGCCACGGGCCGCTTCGGCGCGTCGATGCGGGTCTCCCTGACGAACGACGGCCCGTTCACGGTGCTGCTGGAGATGTAG
- a CDS encoding HAD family hydrolase, with the protein MTAETESLRELRELITPVRFVLWDLDGPICRLFSGHPAHQVARDLVALIERRGLGGLLTERERSTADPQVVLLGLGRRHPSSDLITDVEEWLTQQELTAAPKAYPTSWADPLIRTWSRRARFAITTNNSALAAARYIETRGLTDCFPYIYGRTRDLDRMKPHPHTLRQALNAMGADSARALMLGDAPTDFEAAREAGVPFLGYARNEHKLKALLDAGVQLPHTVNSLKPVLDVLRTQLPDQA; encoded by the coding sequence GTGACAGCAGAGACAGAGTCCCTTCGAGAACTGCGAGAACTGATCACTCCCGTCCGCTTCGTGCTCTGGGACCTGGACGGGCCGATCTGCCGACTGTTCTCCGGGCATCCCGCGCACCAAGTGGCCCGCGATCTCGTGGCGTTGATCGAAAGACGCGGACTGGGCGGCCTGCTGACGGAGCGGGAACGGAGTACGGCCGACCCCCAGGTCGTCCTCCTCGGGCTGGGCCGGCGCCATCCGAGCAGCGACCTGATCACCGACGTGGAGGAGTGGCTCACCCAGCAGGAGCTGACCGCCGCGCCTAAGGCGTACCCCACGAGTTGGGCCGATCCGCTGATCCGGACCTGGTCACGGCGGGCCAGGTTCGCCATCACCACCAACAACTCCGCGCTCGCGGCGGCCCGTTACATCGAGACCCGCGGCCTCACCGACTGCTTCCCCTACATCTACGGCCGCACCCGCGACCTCGACCGGATGAAGCCGCACCCCCACACCCTGCGCCAGGCCCTCAACGCGATGGGCGCCGACTCCGCGCGCGCCCTGATGCTCGGCGACGCCCCCACCGACTTCGAGGCGGCCCGCGAGGCCGGCGTCCCCTTCCTCGGCTACGCGCGTAACGAACACAAACTCAAGGCCCTCCTGGACGCGGGCGTCCAACTCCCGCACACCGTGAACTCCCTGAAGCCCGTACTGGACGTGCTCCGGACCCAACTCCCCGACCAGGCCTGA
- a CDS encoding GntR family transcriptional regulator, which yields MGDTRTGEGGSKFELALEALRTGMEDGTYPVGASLPAQRKLADRLGVSRDTVQKVLTRLREEGWVESRQGSGTRVLGVRRTRHPAAGRVTLRSFFDDAFARPEVLLDIHTLTSESLSTHIWLQAERIREGAIAPERIALRMLLPQESTPLPYPTVRGRRNDTRPQERLRGITRVNEASLREALEDLQRGGFVPQVDVETRYAPLTPTFKVYLLNRTEALHGFYTVVERMISVGDEEIEARDVLGLGATLTHHVKDAEPPSQGPDFVDAAQAWFDSVWNLLTDESD from the coding sequence GTGGGCGATACGCGGACCGGTGAGGGCGGCAGCAAGTTCGAGCTGGCGTTGGAAGCGCTGCGGACCGGGATGGAGGACGGCACCTACCCGGTGGGCGCCTCCCTTCCCGCGCAACGGAAACTGGCCGACAGGCTCGGCGTCTCCCGTGACACCGTCCAGAAGGTCCTGACCAGGTTGCGCGAGGAGGGCTGGGTCGAGTCCCGGCAGGGGAGCGGGACCCGGGTGCTGGGAGTCCGGCGGACACGGCACCCGGCGGCGGGCAGGGTGACCCTGCGCTCGTTCTTCGACGACGCCTTCGCCCGGCCCGAAGTGCTCCTGGACATCCACACGTTGACGTCGGAGTCCCTGAGCACGCACATCTGGCTCCAGGCGGAACGGATCAGGGAAGGGGCGATCGCGCCCGAGCGCATCGCGCTGCGCATGCTGCTGCCCCAGGAGTCGACACCACTGCCGTACCCGACGGTCAGAGGGCGCCGGAACGACACCCGGCCGCAGGAACGCCTTCGCGGGATCACCAGGGTGAACGAGGCGTCGCTGCGCGAGGCGCTGGAAGATCTCCAGCGGGGCGGGTTCGTCCCGCAGGTCGACGTCGAGACCCGGTACGCGCCGCTCACCCCGACCTTCAAGGTGTATCTGCTCAACCGGACCGAGGCGCTGCACGGCTTCTACACGGTGGTCGAGCGCATGATCTCGGTCGGCGACGAGGAGATCGAGGCCCGCGACGTACTCGGCCTGGGCGCCACTCTGACCCACCACGTCAAGGACGCCGAACCACCGTCCCAGGGACCCGACTTCGTGGACGCCGCGCAGGCCTGGTTCGACTCGGTCTGGAACCTGCTCACGGACGAGAGCGACTGA
- a CDS encoding GntR family transcriptional regulator produces MVVTQENVAVNGSRKLSSQEIAATLRDRIRGGDLRPGERLPTQAELAEEFGVERGTVRQALRALQEDGLLSNVSKGSPPRVAEAGHTAGHEPQPTMVGLGPRLAEAFSQPHVRVDAACLTAETLMMALGEPVRRIHEGTVRPESIDVRILLPSRKINLAFPVPVAARGEDDEEDPVHKRWLDQRNAQIRVLRHNLLALRTSHQLDVRVTFRALPFTPPVKLYLLNGQEALIAYYMLMKREEQMENGPLEMYDAFGTQSLLFSFEKETGLRDAAFVDQSQQWFNALWETITTDLTLS; encoded by the coding sequence TTGGTCGTGACCCAGGAGAACGTTGCAGTGAACGGCAGCAGAAAGCTCTCGTCCCAGGAGATCGCCGCGACCCTGCGGGACCGCATCCGCGGCGGCGACCTCCGCCCCGGCGAGCGCCTGCCCACCCAGGCCGAACTCGCGGAGGAGTTCGGCGTGGAGCGCGGCACGGTCCGGCAGGCGCTGCGCGCGCTCCAGGAGGACGGGCTGCTGAGCAACGTGAGCAAGGGCAGTCCGCCCCGGGTCGCCGAGGCCGGGCACACCGCGGGCCATGAGCCGCAGCCGACGATGGTGGGCCTCGGCCCCCGCCTCGCCGAGGCCTTCTCCCAGCCGCACGTCCGGGTGGACGCGGCCTGCCTCACCGCCGAGACCCTGATGATGGCCCTCGGCGAACCGGTCCGCCGTATCCATGAGGGAACGGTCCGTCCGGAGTCGATCGACGTCCGGATCCTGCTCCCCTCCCGGAAGATCAACCTGGCGTTCCCGGTCCCGGTGGCGGCGCGCGGCGAGGACGACGAGGAGGACCCGGTCCACAAGCGCTGGCTCGACCAGCGCAACGCCCAGATCCGCGTCCTGCGCCACAATCTGCTGGCCCTGCGCACCTCCCATCAGCTCGACGTCCGGGTGACCTTCAGGGCGCTGCCGTTCACCCCGCCCGTCAAGCTCTACCTCCTCAACGGCCAGGAGGCGCTGATCGCGTACTACATGCTGATGAAGCGCGAGGAGCAGATGGAGAACGGCCCGCTGGAGATGTACGACGCCTTCGGCACCCAGTCCCTCCTCTTCTCCTTCGAGAAGGAGACCGGTCTTCGTGACGCCGCCTTCGTGGATCAGTCCCAGCAATGGTTCAACGCCCTCTGGGAAACCATCACGACGGACCTGACACTCTCCTAG
- a CDS encoding HAD family hydrolase, protein MTAKNPTLDETDETDGTHGTDDSGETAETTEPLRLRRLLDTARTVLLDFDGPVCDLFGGRSTRPAALEIKAMARRKWNTLDPAVEACDDSHGILHPLRDMLDRKRDAGLDPAVLREANDIVTRYEYECAGSAEPAPGIQSLLDSLLGRGKRLAIVTNNAEGPVRRFLELHGMSRKFEAVCGRDPGEPRRMKPDPASVHRALRALSPTSPAHAVMIGDQLTDLRAAVSAGVGFLGYSTEPERARLLRCAGAHGVVASHARLVTACAPPQVSRSRP, encoded by the coding sequence ATGACAGCGAAGAACCCCACGCTCGACGAGACGGACGAGACGGACGGTACGCACGGGACGGACGACTCCGGCGAGACGGCGGAGACGACCGAACCGCTGCGGCTGCGGCGGCTCCTCGACACGGCCCGAACCGTTCTCCTCGACTTCGACGGCCCCGTCTGCGACCTGTTCGGCGGACGGTCGACACGGCCCGCCGCCCTGGAGATCAAGGCCATGGCCCGGCGGAAGTGGAATACGCTCGACCCCGCCGTCGAGGCCTGCGACGACTCGCACGGCATCCTGCACCCGCTCAGGGACATGCTGGACCGAAAGCGGGACGCCGGCCTCGACCCGGCCGTCCTGCGCGAGGCGAACGACATCGTCACGCGCTACGAGTACGAGTGCGCGGGTTCCGCCGAGCCGGCACCGGGAATCCAGTCGCTGCTGGACTCCCTGCTCGGCCGGGGGAAGCGGCTGGCGATCGTGACGAACAACGCCGAAGGACCCGTACGGAGGTTCCTCGAACTTCACGGGATGTCCCGGAAGTTCGAGGCGGTCTGCGGCCGTGATCCGGGTGAGCCCCGCCGTATGAAGCCCGACCCGGCGTCGGTCCACCGGGCCCTGCGCGCCCTGAGCCCTACGAGCCCGGCCCACGCCGTCATGATCGGCGACCAGCTCACCGACCTCCGGGCGGCCGTGTCCGCCGGGGTCGGGTTCCTCGGGTACTCCACGGAACCCGAGCGGGCTCGGCTGCTGCGGTGCGCGGGCGCGCACGGCGTGGTCGCCTCGCACGCCCGGCTCGTCACGGCGTGCGCCCCGCCGCAGGTCAGTCGCTCTCGTCCGTGA
- a CDS encoding RsiG family protein has product MSTSSTGQPPGTATFDRTTPGPGPGVRRPPVQRTDSGPLPPPDRAEHDLSRLRLPELRTLRRDAQRDEADLSYLRRLLQGRIDILRAELARRGGAADPGAPGEPSALVDRLSAILTDAPARHRSSARHVTVGTPHGEEHRRLAAEMLDEVELSDLEARTDDELTAGLARLVHHEQQISGRRQHLQRTADDCSAEIARRYREGEAQVDDLLM; this is encoded by the coding sequence ATGAGCACATCGAGTACCGGGCAGCCCCCGGGGACTGCGACGTTTGACCGTACGACCCCGGGGCCCGGCCCCGGCGTCCGCCGGCCACCGGTCCAGCGGACGGACAGCGGACCACTGCCGCCGCCGGACCGGGCCGAGCACGATCTGTCCCGGCTGCGGCTGCCCGAACTGCGCACCCTGCGCCGGGACGCCCAGCGGGACGAGGCCGACCTCAGTTATCTGCGGCGGCTGCTCCAGGGCCGTATCGACATCCTGCGCGCCGAGCTGGCCCGCCGGGGCGGTGCGGCGGACCCCGGGGCCCCGGGAGAGCCCTCGGCGCTCGTCGACCGGCTCTCGGCGATTCTCACGGACGCCCCGGCCCGGCACCGTTCGTCGGCCCGGCATGTCACCGTGGGCACGCCGCACGGGGAGGAGCACCGGCGGCTGGCCGCCGAGATGCTGGACGAGGTGGAACTCTCCGACCTCGAAGCCCGCACCGACGACGAGCTCACCGCCGGTCTCGCCCGTCTCGTCCACCACGAGCAGCAGATCTCCGGCCGCCGCCAGCACCTCCAGCGCACCGCCGACGACTGCAGCGCGGAGATCGCGCGGCGGTATCGGGAGGGTGAGGCTCAGGTGGATGATCTGCTGATGTGA